The sequence TGAACACTGGTGCCATCGCGGTGATGACCGTCAGCACGAAGTACTCCTCCGGGAGCCCGACGGGGCCGAGTATCAGGAAGTTCACGAGGTTCGCGAAAATCGCGGCGGCGAACAGTCCGCCGAGCATCCAGCCCCACCGTGGGAGCGTGTCCCTGTCCATACCGGTGGTGGGTCAGCCAGTCAAAATAATCCTGCCGTTTCTACACCTGTGAGCCGTCACTCCGCGCAGCAGGCGTCCTTTTTCGGCGCCTCCTCGACGCCGTTGCCGTCGGCGGCGACGCGTTCTTCGAGGCGATAGAGACTCTGACGAGCGTCCGCAAAGTAGATGTCCTCGTCGACGATTCCGATCTCCTCGAGTCGCTCGAGGGCGTATCGGACCGTACGGGCCGACAGCATCGACTCCTCGACGATCTGTTTCTGGGTCAGCGGGCCGTCGTACTCGAGCACCTTGAAAACGAGTTTCGCACTCGGTGGCAGGTCTTCGATATCCTCCCCGTCGGTGTCTACCATGTTACGAATCGAAATCCTCCAGCAGTATAAAAGTTGACCCTCACCGGGCTGTTGCCACGATCGTTTGCGAGCGAAAACGGGCTGAATCGTTCGCCTCGGGTCGTGAAACGCTCGATTCACTGACTGATTAACCGGTCAGTCAGTGTCGAAATCGCTCGCTGTGTGTCGTCGCTTTTCCGTCGAAAACGCTCGGCGTCGGCGATTCCGAAACCTGCCACTTCCAGCCGCGTGTTTCCCGTTCTCGAAGGCCGTGCGTGGAACTTCAGGCGCAGCCACGATTACAATAACGCCGATTGTGGGAATATTTTTATACCTCAGGTGTGATGACTCATAAAATGGCGGGGAAGAACGGCGTCGCTCCATGGGATACCGGAAGCCGTGGTGCAAGTCCGATCGTTGGAATCGTGATCCTGTTCGGGCTGGTGATTCTGGGCGCAGCGCTGGTCTTCGTTTCGGGGTCGGCGATGATCGACGCCCTCGAGTCGGAGGCCGATCGGGAACGGCTTTCGCTGTGTATCGACGAGACCGATCACCGGCTCGGAACCGTTGCCGGGACGGGTCACGAGATGCCACTCGACTTCGACGACCCGAGCTGTCAGTCAGAACTGATCGAAGACGGCGTAATCGAGGTGGTCTGGTACAACGACTCCCCGGACTGGGACGACAACGTCTCGACGGAACTGAACGCACTCGAGTTCGAGTCGGACGGACAGACGGTCGCCCACCAGGGCGGCGGCATCTGGGAAGATACCGGCGACGAGATCCGGGTCATCTCCGATCCGGCGATCCAGTACGACAACGAGACGCTCCAGTTCAACCTGATGGCCCTCGAGGAGGGTGATCTCGAAGGATCGACACCGATCGCTCGCGCAAATCATTCGCAGGCCTCTGACTTCTCGGACGAGGTCATGGACGAAGCGCGACTCCACGAGAACATCGCGTTCCGGGTCGATAGTTCGTATCACGACGGCTGGAATCGGTCGCTCCACGACACTCTCGGCAGCGGGGTTCATCCGGGCGTCACGATCGATCACCGGCCCGGGGAAGGTGAGAACGGCGTCGTCGAAGTTACGATCGAGGACGTCCTGGAGGAGCACGAAGAGACCGAACTTGCGGTTGTTGATGACGACGGACTAAAAGAACGGAACGGGAACCCGATCGATCCACAGGTGATCGACGGTCCAGGTGGCGGGAACCCTGTGTTCCATCTCGGCGGTGTCCTCGAGAACGTCGGTGACGAACCGGTGACTCAGGAAGTAACGGGAACGATCTTGGATCCGTCGGGTACCGAGGTGCTGAACGCCAGCGAAACCGTCGGACCGGTTGATCCCGGTGACGAAGTACATCTCGGCGACCCCGGCGGTGAAAATCTCCAGTTCGAGCCGGCTCAATACGAGGGCAACTTCGAGTACGGCACTACCTACAACTATACGATCGAAACCCAGGACGACGAACTGGACGATCCCGGCTCGTTCTACTACGGAATGGCTGGCTCGAACTTCAACGTCACCGACATCGATACGAGCGAGACATCCGACAACGCGACCGTCACGGCCACCATCACGAACCGCGGCGTCGAAGACGGCACACAGTACGTCTCACTCGAGGTCGAATCGATCAACGGAACTGCCAACCAGTCTGTCGACCTCGAGTACGGTTCGTCGACGACGGTCGAGTGGACACTGAACCGGTCGGTGCTGCCTGCCGGTTCGAGTACGGTCACCGTCTCGACGGAAGACGATTCGGATACCGATTCGGTAACCGGCAATCCGATCGACGCCGAAGACACGTTCATCGTCGAGGACGGTGGTGTCGGTGACGACTACATCGTCGAAATCGGAACCGAGGCCACCTTCGAGGTGAACGTCACGAGTTATTACCTGACCGATGGCGTCACCGAGGATGTCGAACTGTCGATCCCGGGTGCCAATCCCGACGTCGAATCCAAAGAGGTTACCCTCGACAGCGGAGAAACCACGACCCTCGAGTTCGACGTCGACGTCGACCGTGATACCTTCTCGTCGGGGACCGCCTACGAGTACAACGTGACGACCGACAGCACCGGGTTTGCCGATCCGGGTACCTTCTTCGTCGGCGAACCTGGATCCGAGTTCGAACTGTCGAATCCGAACGTATCCATCGAAGACGACGAGGACTTCGCGTACGTCACTGCCGATCTGGAGAACATCGGCGTCGAGAACGGATCACAGGACGTCGAGTTCGACCTCGAGTACCTCGATCCGATGCCAGACGAACTCGTGGACGAGGGGCTGTACGACGACATTCCGCTGGAGGACGAGTCCGTCACTCGCGAACCCGGCGAGATCGGGACGATAGCGTTGCCGATCAATCAGACGTTGCTTCTGGACGGGCCGTACGAGGCGACGATCTGGACGGACGACGCCGGTCCGGTCTCGACGACGTTCGAGATCACCGCTGGTGTCGATCCCGACACTGCTGGACTGGACGACATCGAGAACGCGACGGTCGAAATCTCGATCGTCAGTTCGCAGGTCTCCGGGATCAACAGGGGTGACCACCAGCTCGGGACGATGACGCTCGAGGTATTGACCGAGCGTGACGGGGTGGCACACTCCGAACACACCTTCCAGAACACCCAGGGAGGAAACAACGTCAACACCTACCCCGCCTGGGAAGAACAGAGCCAGCACACGTTCAACACGACTCTCGAGATCGAAGAGAAGTCGACGCTGACGCTCGCGTCCCGGTCGTACGGCACACCGAACTCGCACGTCTGTGACGTGGAAACTGCGAATCGTGTGGGCGGCGGTAATCACATCTGGTGTACGGACATCGACACTCAGCAGGCGAATACCATGGTCGACCCGGTCGACGCAACGGCCGACGAAGAAGAACAGAACCTCCGCGTCAGGACGGCCGAGGACAACGAACTGCCCGATCAACTCGAGCCGGGGAACGAAGAACAGTTGAGTCTGCCAGATATGCTCGAGGACATCAACGACCCGGCAATCGACCGTGACAGCCTCTGGTCGGACGGCGAACTCGACCTGCGAGACAACGAGTTCCTGTTCATCTTCGAGACGACGATCGAGTGTGGGTACGGATGGGGTGGGACGACCACGAGCGCCTGCTCGCGCCACGGTGGGATGAACGATCAGGACGCCCTCTGGAACTACGCCATCGAGGAGGGACCGAACGATCCGAACTTCAACGACCTCGTCGTCTACGTCCGGGTCGAACGTGCGGACGTCGATCCGGGAACCCCGGAAATCACGATCACGCCTGCCGAAAGTGAGACCGGCGACTTCGGTGGCGGTACCCCTCCCAACGGTGGTACTGAACCCGCCGATTCAGAACTCGTCGTCGATGACGGTATCGATGGGACTGACGGACCAGAACTCGGTCCCGGTCAGGCGAGTGACGAGGACGGCGACTGGTCACGTCCGTCCGGGATCGACGTCGGCTCCGATCACATCGTCATCGGCTAGAGATCGCGACCCTCGAGTCGTCGGCCTCGAGTCGGGCCGTCACGCTCTATCTCGGCGCTGAATCGCCACCAGCCCTAACCCGAACCCCTTTTCACCCCCGACCACGGACGCACGTGTATGTCGACCGAATCGATCAGCGACCGGCGCGAGCACATCCGCTCGATCAGCGTGACGGCGCTGTCGGCGCTGCTGGGTGTGGGCGTCGCCGTTGCCACGCTGATGCTCGCGGGTGACTGGGCCGGGGACCCGGAAGCCGTCGCGACGGACACCCGGGGCGTGGTGCTCGTGCTGACGGCGATTCTCGCGCAGTTCATCCTCTACGATTTCACGAGTATCTACGGTGAAGACGAGTTCGGCGTCAAACACTACCTGTTCATCGTGTTCATGACGTTCTCGTTCTGGTTCCTGACGCTCGGAATCCTGCTCACCGCCGCATTCCAGGGATAACATGGCAGACGATAGTATCGCCGTCGTCGATCTGGATCGATGCCAGCCCGATCGCTGTAGCTACGAGTGTAAAAACTACTGTCCGCCAAATCGCACCGGCAAGGAGTGCATCACCCTCCGGGGCGAGGAGACAGACCAGGGCCAGCCCGAACAGATCCACATCTCCGAAGAGATCTGTCTCGGCGAGACCTGCGGCATCTGCGTCGAGAAGTGTCCGTTCGACGCCATCGAGATCATCAACCTCCCGCAGGAACTGCAGGACGATCCGGCCCACCGCTACGGCGAGAACGCCTTCTCGCTGTACGGTCTTCCCGCACCTCAGGAGGGGAAGGTGACCGGCATCCTCGGTCCGAACGGGATCGGGAAGACGACCGCCGTGCGCATCCTCGCGGGCGAACTCGAGCCCAACCTCGGTCGCCACGACGAACCAGTCGACTGGGACGACGTGCTCGAGGCCTACCGCGGGACCGAGATCCAGGATTACATCGCCGACGTTCGCGACGGTGAGGTGACCGTCGCCCGCAAACCCCAGTACGTCGACCAGATTCCAAACACGTTCGACGGCAACACCCGCGAACTGCTCGAGCAGACGGACGAGCGCGGCGAACTCGAGTCGCTTGTCGAACGCCTCTCGATCGACCCGGTGATGGACCAGTCGATCGACGACCTCTCTGGCGGGGAACTCCAGCGGGTGGCTCTCGCCGCCACGCTGGCTCGAGACACCGATTTCTACTTCTTAGACGAGATCACGCCGTACCTCGACATCGGCCAGCGGGTGACCGCAGCGCGGCTCATCCGCGAACTCGCCGAGGAGGAAGACCGATCGATGCTCGTGGTCGAGCACGACCTCGCGATCCTCGACCTGCTCGCGGACACCCTTCACGTCGCCTACGGTGAACCCGGCGCGTACGGTGTCGTCACCGCACCCAAGTCCGTCCGAAACGGGATCAACGAGTATCTCGCGGGCTATCTCGACAACGAGAACATGCGGATCCGTCCGGACGCTATCGAGTTCGAGGAACACGCGCCCCGAACTGCGACCCGGGCCGACACGCTCGTCGAGTACCCCGACCTCACCAAGTGCTACGGCGAGGACGAGTTCACCCTCGAGGTCGAGGGCGGCGAGATTCGCGAGAACGAGGTGCTGGGAATCGTCGGACCGAACGGGATCGGGAAGTCGACGTTCGCGAAGCTACTGACGGGGAACCTCGAACCCGACGAGGGTGACGCCGATCTCGACCTCGAAATCTCTTACAAGCCCCAGTACGTGACGATCGA is a genomic window of Natrarchaeobaculum aegyptiacum containing:
- a CDS encoding MarR family transcriptional regulator, with amino-acid sequence MVDTDGEDIEDLPPSAKLVFKVLEYDGPLTQKQIVEESMLSARTVRYALERLEEIGIVDEDIYFADARQSLYRLEERVAADGNGVEEAPKKDACCAE
- a CDS encoding DUF7289 family protein, whose protein sequence is MAGKNGVAPWDTGSRGASPIVGIVILFGLVILGAALVFVSGSAMIDALESEADRERLSLCIDETDHRLGTVAGTGHEMPLDFDDPSCQSELIEDGVIEVVWYNDSPDWDDNVSTELNALEFESDGQTVAHQGGGIWEDTGDEIRVISDPAIQYDNETLQFNLMALEEGDLEGSTPIARANHSQASDFSDEVMDEARLHENIAFRVDSSYHDGWNRSLHDTLGSGVHPGVTIDHRPGEGENGVVEVTIEDVLEEHEETELAVVDDDGLKERNGNPIDPQVIDGPGGGNPVFHLGGVLENVGDEPVTQEVTGTILDPSGTEVLNASETVGPVDPGDEVHLGDPGGENLQFEPAQYEGNFEYGTTYNYTIETQDDELDDPGSFYYGMAGSNFNVTDIDTSETSDNATVTATITNRGVEDGTQYVSLEVESINGTANQSVDLEYGSSTTVEWTLNRSVLPAGSSTVTVSTEDDSDTDSVTGNPIDAEDTFIVEDGGVGDDYIVEIGTEATFEVNVTSYYLTDGVTEDVELSIPGANPDVESKEVTLDSGETTTLEFDVDVDRDTFSSGTAYEYNVTTDSTGFADPGTFFVGEPGSEFELSNPNVSIEDDEDFAYVTADLENIGVENGSQDVEFDLEYLDPMPDELVDEGLYDDIPLEDESVTREPGEIGTIALPINQTLLLDGPYEATIWTDDAGPVSTTFEITAGVDPDTAGLDDIENATVEISIVSSQVSGINRGDHQLGTMTLEVLTERDGVAHSEHTFQNTQGGNNVNTYPAWEEQSQHTFNTTLEIEEKSTLTLASRSYGTPNSHVCDVETANRVGGGNHIWCTDIDTQQANTMVDPVDATADEEEQNLRVRTAEDNELPDQLEPGNEEQLSLPDMLEDINDPAIDRDSLWSDGELDLRDNEFLFIFETTIECGYGWGGTTTSACSRHGGMNDQDALWNYAIEEGPNDPNFNDLVVYVRVERADVDPGTPEITITPAESETGDFGGGTPPNGGTEPADSELVVDDGIDGTDGPELGPGQASDEDGDWSRPSGIDVGSDHIVIG
- a CDS encoding ribosome biogenesis/translation initiation ATPase RLI yields the protein MADDSIAVVDLDRCQPDRCSYECKNYCPPNRTGKECITLRGEETDQGQPEQIHISEEICLGETCGICVEKCPFDAIEIINLPQELQDDPAHRYGENAFSLYGLPAPQEGKVTGILGPNGIGKTTAVRILAGELEPNLGRHDEPVDWDDVLEAYRGTEIQDYIADVRDGEVTVARKPQYVDQIPNTFDGNTRELLEQTDERGELESLVERLSIDPVMDQSIDDLSGGELQRVALAATLARDTDFYFLDEITPYLDIGQRVTAARLIRELAEEEDRSMLVVEHDLAILDLLADTLHVAYGEPGAYGVVTAPKSVRNGINEYLAGYLDNENMRIRPDAIEFEEHAPRTATRADTLVEYPDLTKCYGEDEFTLEVEGGEIRENEVLGIVGPNGIGKSTFAKLLTGNLEPDEGDADLDLEISYKPQYVTIDQHMRVDAFLSSITDQFGSSYWNTEIAQPLQLERIMEQNLSDLSGGERQRVAIAACLSDSADLYLLDEPSAHLDVEQRVQATSAIRRYAEQQDATVLVIDHDIYMMDLLADRLMVFDGEPAVHGRAGTPQSMRDGMNEFLANLEVTFRRDERTSRPRINKPDSQLDKQQRSEGEYYYAP